In Jatrophihabitans sp., the following are encoded in one genomic region:
- a CDS encoding NAD(P)/FAD-dependent oxidoreductase, producing MRAQHAGDADVVVVGAGLAGLSAAHELTRAGWRVLLLEAAERPGGRIVTDLVDGFRLDRGFQLMNPAYPRLLRLARDGVLDLDQLSLERFEAGVRVAMSGRHSVLADPRRQPRHLISTVSGPGSPAEKARFVAWALTCALRRPSRLLTGPDEPYGAVLDRLKITGAVRTAVLEPFLAGVLGEDEQQSSARFVSMLIRTFVRGTPAVPAWGMQGLPDQLARSLPAGTLRFGVQVTGVDGGRVWTEDGAVTARAVLVAASPSCAAALTGLARPPMQSLSTFWFAAPQAPYTRPLLHVDGLRRGPVVNAAVLSAAAPAYSPDGRALIGASMVGLPGASTERDVRRQLGLMYDTCAREWELLRVDAIAEALPSMRPPLNVRQPVRLSDTLFVAGDHRDTASQQGALASGARAAAAIGRQLTAQ from the coding sequence ATGCGCGCCCAGCATGCGGGCGATGCCGACGTCGTCGTCGTAGGCGCCGGGCTGGCAGGGCTCTCAGCCGCCCACGAGCTGACCCGGGCGGGCTGGCGGGTGCTGCTGCTGGAGGCGGCCGAGCGGCCCGGCGGCCGGATTGTCACCGACCTGGTGGACGGCTTCCGGCTCGACCGAGGCTTCCAGCTGATGAACCCCGCCTACCCGCGGCTGCTCCGGCTGGCCCGCGATGGCGTGCTTGACCTCGACCAGCTCTCCTTGGAGCGCTTCGAGGCCGGTGTCCGGGTGGCGATGAGCGGCCGGCACTCGGTGCTGGCCGACCCCCGGCGTCAACCTCGTCACCTGATCAGCACGGTGAGCGGCCCGGGCTCACCGGCGGAGAAGGCACGGTTTGTCGCCTGGGCGCTGACCTGCGCCCTGCGCCGGCCGTCCCGGCTGCTCACCGGGCCGGACGAGCCCTACGGCGCCGTCCTGGACCGGCTCAAGATCACCGGCGCAGTCCGGACAGCGGTGCTCGAACCGTTCCTGGCCGGGGTGCTGGGCGAGGACGAGCAGCAGAGCTCGGCGCGCTTTGTCTCCATGCTCATCCGCACGTTCGTCCGGGGGACGCCTGCGGTGCCGGCCTGGGGGATGCAGGGGTTGCCTGACCAGCTGGCCCGGTCGCTGCCGGCCGGCACGTTGCGCTTCGGTGTCCAGGTGACCGGCGTCGACGGCGGCCGGGTCTGGACCGAGGACGGCGCCGTCACCGCACGGGCGGTGCTGGTCGCGGCGAGCCCCTCCTGCGCGGCCGCTCTCACCGGTCTGGCTCGCCCGCCGATGCAGAGCTTGAGCACGTTCTGGTTCGCGGCCCCGCAGGCGCCGTACACCCGGCCGCTGCTGCACGTGGACGGCCTGCGCCGCGGTCCCGTGGTCAACGCGGCGGTGCTGTCGGCCGCGGCCCCCGCGTACTCGCCGGACGGCCGGGCGCTGATCGGGGCGAGCATGGTCGGGTTGCCGGGCGCGTCGACCGAGCGGGACGTCCGGCGCCAGTTGGGCCTGATGTATGACACCTGCGCCCGAGAGTGGGAACTGCTCCGGGTGGACGCGATCGCCGAGGCGCTGCCCTCGATGCGCCCGCCCTTGAACGTGCGGCAGCCGGTGCGGCTGTCCGACACCCTGTTCGTGGCCGGCGATCACCGCGACACGGCGTCCCAGCAGGGCGCACTGGCCTCCGGCGCCCGAGCCGCGGCCGCCATCGGCAGGCAGCTCACCGCCCAGTGA
- a CDS encoding thymidylate synthase: protein MRQYLDLLDTVLHKGVRKDDRTGTGTLSVFGHQLRFDLADGFPAVTTKKLHMKSVVGELIWFLRGSTNVRWLQQHGISIWDEWAGPDGELGPVYGHQWRSWPAPDGRQIDQIANVVHSIRTNPDSRRHIVSAWNVAEVDQMALPPCHTMFQFYVAEGRLSCQLYQRSADVFLGVPFNIASYALLTHFVAQVTDLQPGEFVHTFGDAHLYLNHVEQAELQLSREPRQLPTLRLNPARRQLSEFEIADVQLDGYDPHPAIKAPIAV from the coding sequence GTGCGGCAGTATCTGGATCTCCTCGACACAGTCCTGCACAAGGGCGTGCGCAAGGACGACCGCACCGGCACCGGCACCCTGAGCGTGTTCGGCCATCAGCTGCGCTTCGACCTCGCTGACGGCTTCCCTGCGGTGACGACCAAGAAGCTGCACATGAAATCGGTGGTCGGAGAGCTGATCTGGTTCCTGCGAGGCTCCACCAACGTGCGGTGGCTGCAGCAGCACGGCATCAGCATCTGGGACGAGTGGGCCGGCCCCGACGGCGAGTTGGGGCCCGTCTACGGGCACCAGTGGCGGTCCTGGCCGGCGCCGGACGGCCGTCAGATCGACCAGATCGCCAACGTGGTGCACTCGATCCGCACCAACCCCGACTCCCGGCGGCACATCGTCAGCGCCTGGAACGTCGCCGAGGTCGATCAGATGGCGTTGCCGCCGTGCCACACGATGTTCCAGTTCTACGTCGCCGAGGGCCGGCTGTCCTGCCAGCTCTACCAGCGCTCGGCCGACGTCTTTCTCGGCGTGCCGTTCAACATCGCCTCTTACGCGCTGCTGACCCACTTCGTCGCCCAGGTGACCGATCTTCAGCCTGGCGAGTTCGTGCACACCTTCGGCGACGCCCATCTCTACCTCAACCACGTCGAGCAGGCCGAACTGCAGTTGAGCCGCGAGCCCCGGCAGTTGCCCACCCTGCGGCTCAACCCGGCACGCCGTCAGCTGAGCGAGTTCGAGATAGCCGACGTGCAGCTGGACGGCTATGACCCCCACCCGGCGATCAAAGCGCCGATCGCGGTCTAG
- a CDS encoding MerR family transcriptional regulator — protein sequence MRISELAKQSGLPVATIKFYLREGLLPSGAPISRTQAEYSDSHLERLRLIRALRDIADLPVATVGTVLAAVDDDALPLLDLLGVTQTAVAGSKGSASATEAGVELASRLLADLGWTLTEDSPLVDSLARVLDVLRGEGEPVDAESLKPWADAARAVAEVEMDHIPVEAPRAEAAHTVAVGTVIYGELLAQLRLAAQEAVSLARFGAETLPGQAHPVKAAPAATKPGATKPGATKPGATKSGATKPAAVKAAAAKAPAAEGGLSRRAAAQPRSRG from the coding sequence GTGCGGATTTCGGAGCTGGCCAAGCAGAGCGGCCTGCCGGTCGCGACGATCAAGTTCTACCTGCGCGAAGGTCTGCTGCCCTCTGGGGCGCCGATCTCGCGGACCCAGGCCGAGTACAGCGACTCGCACCTGGAAAGGCTCCGGCTGATCAGGGCGTTGCGTGACATAGCCGATCTGCCCGTCGCGACGGTCGGCACGGTGCTGGCTGCCGTCGATGACGACGCGCTCCCGCTGCTGGACCTGCTGGGTGTCACCCAGACGGCGGTCGCCGGCTCGAAGGGTTCGGCCTCGGCCACCGAGGCGGGCGTGGAGCTGGCCAGCCGGCTGCTGGCGGACCTGGGCTGGACGCTCACCGAGGACTCGCCGCTGGTCGACTCGCTGGCCCGGGTGCTCGACGTGCTGCGGGGGGAGGGGGAGCCGGTGGATGCCGAGAGCCTCAAGCCGTGGGCCGACGCGGCCAGGGCCGTCGCCGAGGTCGAGATGGATCACATCCCGGTCGAGGCCCCGCGTGCCGAGGCGGCCCACACCGTCGCCGTCGGCACGGTGATCTACGGCGAGCTGCTGGCCCAGCTGCGCCTGGCGGCGCAGGAGGCGGTCAGCCTGGCTCGGTTCGGAGCCGAGACGCTGCCCGGACAGGCCCACCCCGTGAAGGCGGCGCCGGCTGCGACAAAGCCGGGAGCCACCAAGCCGGGCGCCACCAAGCCAGGCGCCACCAAGTCAGGAGCCACCAAGCCGGCTGCCGTGAAGGCGGCTGCTGCGAAGGCGCCGGCGGCAGAGGGGGGACTCAGTCGCCGCGCAGCCGCGCAGCCGCGTTCTCGGGGGTGA
- a CDS encoding DUF2505 domain-containing protein, giving the protein MRLRVETSAPATVEQAFASRVEQSVREQACRESGALSYDVLIEPASDGGARVQVQRVMAPQVPDYMRKFVGESIAIGQVEQWSPPGPTGVRTAVVTVTVKGQPASMSGSITLSPTPDGSTELVTGEVKVAIPLLGRKIEPEIVKVIEAALRIEQRVAQDWVRQNR; this is encoded by the coding sequence ATGAGATTGCGTGTGGAGACCTCTGCGCCCGCCACTGTCGAGCAGGCCTTCGCGAGCCGGGTCGAGCAGAGCGTCCGGGAGCAGGCCTGCCGTGAGTCCGGCGCGCTGTCCTACGACGTGCTGATCGAGCCGGCGTCCGACGGCGGCGCCCGGGTCCAGGTGCAGCGGGTGATGGCGCCGCAGGTTCCCGACTACATGCGCAAGTTCGTCGGCGAGAGCATCGCGATCGGCCAGGTCGAGCAGTGGAGCCCCCCGGGGCCGACCGGCGTCCGGACCGCGGTGGTCACAGTCACGGTCAAGGGCCAACCTGCCAGCATGAGTGGGTCGATCACGCTCTCACCCACGCCGGACGGCTCGACCGAACTGGTCACCGGTGAGGTCAAGGTCGCGATCCCGCTGCTGGGCCGCAAGATCGAGCCCGAGATCGTGAAGGTGATCGAAGCCGCGCTGCGCATCGAACAGCGGGTGGCCCAGGACTGGGTGCGCCAGAACCGCTGA